The Pseudobacteroides sp. genomic interval CGAATTTCCTTACCAAGTGCACCACATAACAATGGAACAGCTGGCCATTGGGACACTATGGTCGATAAAGCAATTGATCTTGCCCAGCATAGCGATGCCGAAGAAATCTGGCTGAATAAAGGATTAAGTAACGTAACCGACCTAAATAAGATCGAGCCAAACCGCCGACCAGACTTGCTTGTAAAACGAGCTGACGGCAAGATTGATCAATATGAAGTTCCTAGTAAGACGGATAAGATTGAAGATTTAGAACTTAGAATGGCTGATAATCAAAGAATTTTGGGTGATAAAGCTGGGAAAGCATTTATTTTAGTAATATCATAATGGAGGTAAGAGAAAATGGCTATATTTAATACATTATCAATAGTTTTATATGGAAGTGTATCTGATAATATTGGCAGTTGGAAAAATTGGTATGAATACTCAAAAAAACAAATACAAGATTTGAATTTTGAACCAAATTATATTGGGATATCAGGTACAAATTTTAAATCTTCAAAGATTAACACGTTAAGAAGGATAGAGAAAAAATTAATCGAAGCATTTGATAATAGTGAAATATTATCATCATTGGAATTATACTCTATGCCTGATGAATTTAAACAAGCAGCATTTGATTATAATATATATATGATAAGAACAGCAAACCTAAGGTGTCAGCGTGTGTTTATAACATTAAATAGAGATATTATACAAGCTATAAATATTAATTCTGTAGTAGAATCTTTAAAAAAACATATAGATTATACTAATGGTGAAGTTTTTGAGATGACCAATTTTGATAATCCTCAGTTTTATGCTGCTAAGATGAATGAACCATCTGATTATAAATCATTAAAAATTATAGAAACATTTTAACCAAGCGAAACCAATTCCACACCTAAAAATAAGTGGAATTGGTTTGCACAACAAATAAAAGGCACTAAATAACATTTATAAAGTTTCCTTGCATCTTTAAAAATTAGAAGAAGCATTTTCATTGTATGAAGATTTTAAACGTGAGTTTCTTGTTGCCAATAGTGCCAAAGTGTAAGCAAAATAAGGCAGCCAAAGTAAAATAGAGGAAGGAATCCTTAAAAACAAGCCGGATATAAAAAATATTATCTGGCTTGTTTTCATTGCTTGAACTATTGATATACCAATTGGGTTAAAGTTCACTGAAGTAATTGAAGGTATTTGGAAATATGCAGGTAAAATCAGCGGATGAAATAATTGCAGCAGGAAAGCTAATAATGTCCAATATATACGCAAATGTCCAGATTACCTGGTGATGAGAGCCAATGGCACCATATTGTTGAGCAGTCGCAGATATCAAAAAGTGGTTTTTCAACAACTACTGTTAATAATTTGAATAATGTGGTATCATTACCATCAGGTGGAGGTAGCATACATGCACAAATTAGTGGATATTACTCATCTATACAGGATTTTACGGGTGGATTAAGAGTAAGAGATTGGTTAGCAGGAAAAAGCTTTGATGAACAATTTAAATTTGGAATTGAATACTTAAAGAGATTCGGGAATATTATTCCGACATCAAGCGGATGGGTATTTAATCCGTTTTAATTAGTGAGGTGGAAAATGTGTGAACTTGAAAAACTAATACAAACTTTAGTTCAAGAGTCTATAAAGCAAGAAGAGGCAACACTTGTTGGTGATTCTAACATGATGAATAAGCAGTATGCTAAAATTAGAAAAATTAGGGAGTCATTAAGGAGGATAGGAAACATAGCATTTAGCGATATAATATCTCTTTTAAGTCATGAGAATAGTTATGTAAGGTATAATGCTTCATTTGTTATAATACCGTTTTTCCCAGAAGAGGCTAAAAAGACTTTGGTTGAAATATCAAAACTAAATAGTTCTATAGGATTTACTGCTGAAATGACTTTAAGAGAATGGGATAAGGGAAACTTGGAGTTCTAGAATTATTTAATAAAATGTTGTTGATAAGTCCCTTGTTGAGGTATAAAAGTGTGTTGGCAACTCCTTCAAGAAGGAAAATATGTATTTAAGTATATGATGCAATATTAAAACATAAAACAAGAAATGCCATAGTACAAAATAATCACCGTATTATGGTATTTTTTCTGAACTTATACAAATAGAGCCACCATTTACGAATGGCTTGACAGTACGTGATTGGTTGGCAGGAAAGAGCTTTGATGAGCAGTTCAAATACGGTATTGAAATCCTACAACAATATGGCAATGTAATTCCAGCATCAAGAGGATGGGTGTTTAATCCATTCTAAAATAGGAGGATAAGAGATGAGAAGCATAGAAGAACTTGTTAAAATGTTTGTTGATGCATCTATGAGGTTAGAAGAAGCTGAGTCGGTGGGAAACTCAAAAATTGTGAATCAGCAGTATGATAAACTTAGAAAGATAAGAGAAGAGTTAAAAGAAATAGGTGACGAAGCAATGGAGAGCTTAATATCCCTTATTAATCATGAAAATATTTATGTAAGGTATAATGCTGCATACAGCATTATACCAGTAAACCCAGAGAAAGCTAAGGAAGCTCTAAATGAAATTTCAAATGCTAGGGGATTAATTGGGTTCACTTCTAAAATGACTTTAAGAGAGTGGGAAAACGGAAACTTAAAGTTCTAGATAATTGGATACCATTAAGACTTAAATTAATTAGCCATGATGGGAAATTAAAGAGAGGGATATGCCTTTTTTTAGTTTCCTAATTTCTTCATCTTCAGGCTTTAACTTTCCACTTACAGGAAATGCATTAACTCCATCTTTCTCGTATTCTTTTACCCATTCATTTAATGTAGAGTAATGCAAACCAAGTTCCTGAGCTAAATCGCTTTTTTTCCTACCATCTTCAATTACTAATTTCACAGCACGGTCTTTAAAATTTTTATCAAATCTCTTATGTGACATTTTTTTGACCTCCTATTGACTTTATTATATAGTCATTTTGGATGTCTATCAATTCGGGATAAGGTCAAATAGGTGTTTGCTGCCATTGGTGGACACATCCTTTCTTTTGTCTATTATACAAGCTTTCTATGTGTCCATCAAATTGGTTGTGCTCCAAAGATCATAGAGTCCCTCAGACTGATCAATGTAAAAGATTACCATCAAAAGCTTTTCACATTTACCATACCATATAATCCCCTTGTAGTTTCGTCCGAGTATTTACTAAAATGCAATCCGAGCAATATTTGTACAATTGTATAATTCGATCTCATTTTTTAGACTCTGAGGCCGATTGAAATCTCATATTTAGCTAAATTGCATAACATTTAGTGTAAAAAGCAGTAGACTTAGTAAAATTATTTATATAAAATTAACATTGAAAAAATAATTAACAGAGCTTATATTTAGTAAAAGTGAAGTTTATAAGGAGTGCAAAGATTTATTATGTATACTGCACATTATAGGAAAAGTGACAAAAAACATCAAACAGTCAAGGAGCATTTGATAAAAGTTTCGGAATACTGTAAAATTTACGGAAAAAATACGGGTTTACCTAATACTTCTGAATTAATTGGATTAATTCATGATATGGGAAAACTTAGTGATGAATTTCAAGAATATATTACAACTGCTATAGTTCATGAAGAAAATGGAACTTTAAAAGAATGGAAAAAATCCTGTAGCAAAGTTGATCATGGCAGAATTGGCGGCATGTATATATATAATAAATTTCATAATACAGCAGGATATGTGAAAATAACATCTGAAATTATTTCAATGATTGTTTGTTACCATCATGGTGGGTTACATGATTTTATATCATTTGATTGTGAAACACCATTATTGAAACGCTTTGAACGAAAAAAAACTGATTTGTCATATCAGCAGGCTACGACACGTTTTTTTGAACAAATATGTGATGAAAAAGCTATAGAAAAGCTATTTTTTAATGCATGTAAGGAAATAGAGGCCTTGGACAAAGAAATAACGGAAAATAAATTATCCCGCCCTTTTTGCCTGCAATTGCTGATTAAACAATTATACAGCATTCTGATTGATGCCGACAGATATGATACATATTTATTTATGGATAATAAGGAGGAGCCTTATCCTGATACAAAAGTATTATGGGAACAATACTCCGAAATAATGGAGAATAAGATCTCCGAGTTTAGAAATATCAAAACAAATTCTGTCCTTGAAGAAAGGATTAAACAGCTAAGACTTGAAGTTTCAGATGCATGTGCGGAGTTTTGCGATAGGGAAACAGGTATTTATACACTTACTGTTCCAACCGGAGGGGGAAAAACACTGTCAAGTCTCAGATTTGCTTTAAAGCACGCAGCAGCAAAAGATAAAAATAGGATAATATATATCCTTCCTTTTACAACTATAATCGAACAGAATGCAAATGAAATTAGGGATCTTTTAAAATGCGATGATTATTTATTGGAGCATCATTCCAATATTATACATGATAATGATGAAGACGAAAATAATTATAAAGTATTGACTCAGAGATGGGATTGCCCTATTATTTTTACAACTATGGTACAGTTTTTGGAAACTATTTATGCAGGGGGAACACAGTCATTAAGAAGAATGCATAATCTTTCCGATTCAATTTTGATATTTGATGAAATTCAAGCAATACCTATACGCTGTATTTCTTTGTTTAACAGTGCTATTAACTATTTGAGTAAAATATGCAATACAACAGTGATACTATGCTCAGCAACACAACCGAATTTATCAGATACAAAAATTCCGCTGCTAAAGGAAAATAATGGAGAAATCATCCCTGATTTATCGGAGAAATTTAAAGGATTTAAAAGAATGCAAGTTGAAGACAAGCGAATTGATAGGGGATACTCTTATGAAATCCTTGGTGATTTTATATATGAACTTAAGAAGGCTTTATCAAGTGTTCTGATTGTTTTAAATACAAAATCTTGTGCAGAAAAAACGTATAATGAGCTAAAAAAAAGAAACGGTAATAAAGAGCACGTCATTTTATATTTAAGCACTAATCTTTGTCCTTCCCATAGGAAAAAAATAATACGGGTAATGAAGAAGTGTTTAAATAGAAAGAAATCTGTAATTTGCGTAAGCACCCAATTAATTGAAGCCGGTATCAATATAAGCTTTGACTCAGTGGTTCGTCACCTGGCTGGATTGGACTCTATAGCTCAGGCTACCGGTAGAGGAAACAGGCATGGTGAAGGTGACATTAAAGTATCGTATATTATTAATCTTTCCGATGAAAACCTAGGAAGCCTCAAAGAAATAGAATTGGGAGAAAAGCATGCCGCGGAGATTCTGTATGAGTACTCTAAAAATTCCGAAAAATTTGATAACGATTTACTTTCACCAGCAGCAATAAAATGCTATTATAACTATTACTATGCTGATAAAGATATTGGAAAACTTATGAATTATCCTGTTAGGGTTAAAGAGCATAATTGCAATACTGAAATCTATAAAATGCTGGATGGCACAGTGGCCAATAAGCAGTGGTATGAAGACAAATACGGTGAAAAATGCCAGCTGTACCTTAATTTTATGTTTGAAACAGCCGGAAAGCATTTTAGGGTTATTGATGATTTAACTACATCTGTAATTGTTCCTTATGGTGAAGGCAAAAAAATAATAGCAGGACTTTTTAGTTCAAAATCATTTGGTGACAAACTGAAGTACCTCAAACTTGCCCAGCAATATTCGGTAAATATTTTTGAAAATCAAATGAATAGGTTAAAAAGTGAAAATGCTTTTGAATTATCAGAAATACCTGGTATATACGTACTAAAAGATGGCTATTACGACAAGTCTATCGGTGTTGTAACAGAAAAACAAATGGAATTTTTAAATATTTAAAAAGAGACGCCTTAATCAAGTCAGTTAAGGCGTCTCTTCGTCTTTCACAAAAATAGTAATTTTAAAATTTCAATCCGCATATTTAAATGACAGTTTATTATAGCATAGGATACTAAATAATTGAACATTTAATTTACAAAAAATACAAGTCTACAGCAACAACAATGTCATTCTTAAGAAAATAATGTAATGTATTGACATCATTATAAAACTCTAGTATTATTTTAAGTAAATAAATTGTAATTTTAAAGAAAGGATACATATATGGAAAATTCGGTTACATTTAAGGTAATTGGCAGATATGCACTTTTTACTGATCCACTAACTAAAACCGGTGGAGAAAAATGTTCGCTTATGATTCCAACATATCAAGCTTTAAAGGGCATTACAGAATCGGTATACTGGAAGCCCAGTCTGATCTGGATAATTGATAGTGTGCGGATAATGAAGCCGATACGGACAGAAGCAAAAGGTATTCGCCCAATAAAGTACGGTGGAGGAAATGACCTAGCGATGTATACATATTTAAGCGATGTAGAATATCATGTAAAAGCTCATTTTGAATTTAATGTACATCGGCCTGACTTAAAAGAGGATCACAACGAGAACAAGCACTACTTTATTGCCAAAAGATGTATTGAAAAAGGCGGGCGCAGAGATATATTTTTAGGAGTAAGAGAGTGCCAGGGATATGTAATTCCGTACAACTTTATGGATGGTACAGGCTATTATGATAATATGGGTAAAATGGAATTTGGCTTACAATACCATTCAATCAGTTATCCAGATGAGAATGGCAAGGGTAAAATGATAGCAAACTTTTGGCTGCCAAAAATGGAAGATGGTATCATCAATTTCTGCAGACCTGAAGAATGTTATAAAAAACATTTAATAAGAGAAATGAAAGCAAAACAATTTAATGAGGTTAATTTTAGCGGTACTGCCGAAGCTGGGCTTCTTGACGGATATAAAGCACATGGAGGTGTATAAATGAGTTGGATGAATATGCTTTACACCACCTATGAAAATGTTATGAAAGGTGATACTGACGGATTGAATCCCCCTCTATTGCCAATTGCACACACAACCCAAAATGCAGATATTGAAGTGCAAATTGATATTGATGGAAATTTTATCAGAAGCTATGTTGTTGAAAGTGACAAACAAACAATGATACCTTGCTCGGAATCTTCATCAAGCAGATCTGGCTCAAATCCGGTTAACCACCCATTGTTTGATAAGCTTCAGTATCTTGCCGGGGATTATAGTGCTTTTGGAGGAGAAAAAGGATCACATTTCCATGAAAAGTATATGGCAGATCTGGAGGATTGGTGCAATTCCAGTTACTCAAACGAGCAAGTTCAAGCAATTTACAATTACCTGAAGAAAGGCTGCCTTATTTCAGATCTAGTCAGGGATGGATCGTTGATATGTGATGAAAACAACAGATTGTTAAAAAAGTGGCCAGGCAGCAAGAATGATATTCCAAAAATATTTAAGGCTATAATCGGTGAGCAAAGCAATGCTTTTATAAGATTTAGGGTGTCAGGCGGAAATGATGCTGAAACAGCTGCTTGGCAAAATAAAAAAGTTCAAGACGATTATATTGATTATTACTTAAGCAAGCAGGAAGACAAAGGCTTTTGCTATGTTACAGGTGAAATAATTCCATGTTCAAACAACCATCCTTCAAAGATCAGAAACACCGGGGACAAAGCAAAGCTAATTTCAGCAAATGATGATACCGGCTTTACTTTTAGAGGCAGGTTTATAAATTCAGGGCAGGCTATTCAGATCGGCTATGATGTTTCTCAAAAAGCCCATAATGCACTTAAATGGCTTATCAGCAAGCAAGGAAAAAACTTTGGGGATAAGGTTTTTCTACTATGGGGTACAAACAACGAGAAAACTCCTGATCCAATCCGTGATACTTGTGATTTTCCAGATTTCGGAACAGAAAATTTCGCTTATACAAAAGAAGAAATTGCAGAGCGTTTCAATCGTGCAATTGCAGGATACAAAGCAGAAATTGACAATAAAACCAGTCTGGCACTAATAGGCCTGGATTCTGCAACTACAGGCAGATTGTCAATAACATTTTACAGAGAATTCCATGGTAAGCAGGGAAATGAACTCATTAAAAATATTGAGAATTGGCATAATGATTGCAAATGGCACCATAGATACAAGAAAAAAGATAAAAACATTATCAGTTTTGATGGAGCACCTTCGCCGATGGATATTGCATTGGTGGCTTACGGTACGGAACAAAACGGTTTTCTAAAGGCAGATAACAAGCTTGTTGCTGCAACTGTGGAAAGAATTTTACCTTGCATTAGTGATGCTGTCAGATTGCCATTGGATATTATGCGTACAGCGGTCAATAAGTGTTTTCATCCTCAAAATTATCAGGATATTTACAATTGGAGTAAAGTAGTTAGTATAACCTGTTCATTAGTTAAAAAACATTATAAGGAACAAGGAGAGGATTGGGATATGGAACTTAATTTGGATACCGATGATATTAATTATAATTGCGGCAGGCTATTGGCTGTTGCCCATGAAATCGAAAGAAGAGCGTTAAAAATGACTGGGGATAATAACATTCGAAATACCAATGCAATCAGATACTTTACTAAATTCGCATTGTATCCATGTAAAACATGGGGAATTATTTCAGACAGGCTTAGACCCTATATAGAAAGATTGGGTGAAAGGGGAAATGACTTATATAAGCTAAAGCAGGAGATATCCGTCAAAATCCCTCCTAAGGCTTTTGAAGAAGTGAAAAATCTCGATGGGCGTATGGCTTTGGGCTTTGATTCGCAACGTTATTGTTTCTATAATTCATCAAATAAGTCTGAAAAAACTAAAGAAAATTTAGGAGGTAATGAAAATGAGTATTCTGAAGAACAAAATTGATTTTGCGGTTGTTGTTTCTGTGTCAAATGCAAATCCCAATGGAGACCCTTTAAATGGTAATATGCCGAGAACCACATACGATGGTTATGGTGAAATTTCAGATGTATGCATAAAACGAAAAATGAGAAACCGGCTTATGGATATGGGAGAATCGATTTTTGTTCAGTCCGATGATAAAAAAAATGATAGTTACGACAGTTTAAGAGAAAGAGCAAAGGCTAATTTGGCTTTAATGGCTGCCGAAAAAGCAAAAAGCAATGAAGAATTTGCAAAAATCGCATGTGAGAGTTGGATTGATGTAAGAAGTTTCGGGCAGGTATTTGCTTTTAAAGGTGAAAAAGACGATAAAGACGATAAAAAAGGTGGTGTATCTGTTGGTGTTAGAGGTCCTGTATCTGTTCATCCAGCTTTTAGTAAAGATATCGTCAGTGTATCAAGTATTCAAATAACTAAAAGTGTGAACAACGAATCCAATGACAAAGCGAAGAAAAGCTCAGATACTATGGGAATGAAGCATCGGGTTGATTTTGGCGTATATCTTATTAAAGGAAGCATAAATGTACAACTGGCAGAAAAAACAGGATTTACCGAGGATGATTCGGAAAAAATAAAAGAGGCATTAAGGACTATTTTTGTTAATGATTGCTCATCCGCTCGTCCTGATGGAAGTATGGCAGTTTATAAACTATATTGGTGGGTACATAATAACAAAATAGGTCAGTATTCATCTTCAAAGATTCATAATAGTGTACATATAGAAAAGAAATCCCAATGCGAACAATCTTCTTCAATTGATGACTACACAATAAGTGTTAAAAATCTGGAAGGACTGAAACTTGAGGAATATGATGGAATATAATGAAGAAGACTTCCTTTCTCTTTCGGGAATACAACATTTTAAATTTTGTCGTAGGCAGTGGGCGTTAATACATATTGAACAGCAATGGCAGGAAAATTTGCGAACCGTTGAAGGAGAAATACTTCATAAAAAAGCACATGATAATTTATTGAAGGAAAAGCGTGGAAACTTGATTATTTCACGAGGAATAGCTGTATTCTCAAAATCACTAGGCATAAATGGCATTTGTGACGTGGTTGAGTTTCGAAAAGATAAGGAAGGTGTAGCGATTTTTGGCAGAGAGGGCTTGTATAAACCTGCTCCTGTTGAATATAAACGTGGGAAACCAAAGGAAGATGATATTGATATTTTGCAATTAACAGCACAGGCGATGTGCCTTGAGGAGATGCTAAATTGTGAAATTAAAGTTGGGTATATGTTTTATGGTGAAATTAACCATAGAATAGAAGTTGAATTTACTGATGAATTAAAAAATTGTGTTGTGGAGATATGCAAAGAGATGCATGAAATATATAAAAGGCGTTATACGCCCAAAGTGAAGCCAAGTAAGAAGTGTAGTGCCTGTTCTCTTAAAAACATTTGTATGCCAAAGCTATGCAAAAATTTATCGGTTAAAGACTATATTGAGAGGAGTTTGAAGGAATGAGAAAGCTTTTAAATACTCTTTATGTAACTTCAGCTGATGCATATCTTTCCCTAGACGGTGAAAATATTGTTGTTTTGAAGAACGAGGCTGAAGTTATGAGGCTTCCATTACATAATCTGGAAGGGGTTGTTACTTTTGGATACGTAGGAGCCAGTCCAGCTTTGATGGGAGCATGTGCTAAAAAGAATATTTCATTGTGTTTTATGACACAGAGTGGTAATTTCCGAGGGCAATTTGTTGGAAAAGTACGGGGAAATGTTACGCTTAGAAAAACGCAATATTTTATGTCAGAAGATAATAATACAAGTGCCCTCTTGGCTAGGAATTTTATTTTAGGTAAAATTTTCAATTCAAAATGGGTAATTGAACGTGCAATAAGAGATTATGCACTGAGACTGGATGTTGCTAAATTGAAGAAGGTATCTTATAATTTATCAAATTCGCTTAATCTTATTAAAGGGTGTGTTGATTTAGAGCAGTTGAGAGGTTTCGAGGGAGAGGCAGCAAGCCAGTATTTTAGCGTTTTTGATGACTTAATTCTTCAACAAAAGGAAAGTTTTTACTTTGCACAACGCAATAAGCGACCTCCCCTAGACAATGTTAATGCTATGTTATCCTTTGTGTATACTTTACTGACTAATGATGTTGCATCAGCTTTAGAAACTGTCGGATTAGACCCTTATGTGGGATTTCTTCACAGAGACAGACCCGGAAGAGCTTCTTTGGCATTGGATTTGATGGAGGAATTGAGGAGTGTTTTTGCGGACAGATTTGTTCTTTCGCTTATAAATAAGAGAATAGTAAATGCATCTGGTTTTGTTAAGAAAGAAAATGGTGCTGTTATAATGGATGATGATACAAGAAAGACAATATTATCAAAATGGCAGGAACGGAAAAAAGAAGAATTGAAACATCCTTTTTTAGAAGAAAAGATTGAATGGGGATTAGTTCCCTATGCTCAATCAATGCTGTTAGCAAGGTGCATTCGTGGTGATTTAGAAGAATATCCACCATTCTTGTGGAAGTAGGTGATATATATTTTTGTTCTTATAACATATGATGTTAATACTGAAACAGTAGAAGGCAAAAAGAGATTGCGTAAAGTTGCAAAAATGTGTGTAAACTATGGTCAACGCGTTCAAAATTCTGTTTTTGAATGTGTAATAGAACCCGCAAAATTTAAAGAAGTGCAGCATAGGCTCCAAGAAATTATTAATAAGGATAAAGATAGCTTAAGATTTTACTATCTAGGGAACAACTACAAAAATAAAGTTGAACATATTGGAGCAAAAACATCTCTCGATATTGAGGGAACAATAATTATTTAGTGCGAATGTGTAGAGAACATAAAAACTGGGGACTTTCGCACCAAAAATTATATGTATTTAGGTATAATGAATAACATAAATAGTAGTTATATTGCAAAAGACACCTTTTAAGTTAGTCAAAGTTGTACAATTTCACTAATATTTTCAGCACATAATTGTATAATTTTGCTGTCGCTCTCTATACAGGGAGCGTGGATTGAAATTTCAAATGTCTGATAATGAAAGTCTACTAGATGGCGTCGCTCTCTATACAGGGAGCGTGGATTGAAATCTTGAAAGGAGTGGTAAAATGGGTTCAAGAGATTTAAGGTCGCTCTCTATACAGGGAGCGTGGATTGAAATTGAAAGTTGGGGTGATGATTTAGATTTTATTTATGGTCGCTCTCTATACAGGGAGCGTGGATTGAAATAAAAAAATATTTTGGTATTAGGAGGGTAGAGCATGAGGTCGCTCTCTATACAGGGAGCGTGGATTGAAATCCGGGTCATATGTATAAAGAAAAGGTTCCTATTGTCGCTCTCTATACAGGGAGCGTGGATTGAAATAGTCATACTCCGAAAAATTTGATACATCAACGCCGTCGCTCTCTATACAGGGAGCGTGGATTGAAATAGTAAAGAAGAATATAAGGCATTGCCTGAGAGTTTAAGTCGCTCTCTATACAGGGAGCGTGGATTGAAATCTGCAAGTCTTAAAAACG includes:
- a CDS encoding DUF2019 domain-containing protein, which translates into the protein MCELEKLIQTLVQESIKQEEATLVGDSNMMNKQYAKIRKIRESLRRIGNIAFSDIISLLSHENSYVRYNASFVIIPFFPEEAKKTLVEISKLNSSIGFTAEMTLREWDKGNLEF
- a CDS encoding DUF2019 domain-containing protein, which gives rise to MRSIEELVKMFVDASMRLEEAESVGNSKIVNQQYDKLRKIREELKEIGDEAMESLISLINHENIYVRYNAAYSIIPVNPEKAKEALNEISNARGLIGFTSKMTLREWENGNLKF
- a CDS encoding transposase; this translates as MSHKRFDKNFKDRAVKLVIEDGRKKSDLAQELGLHYSTLNEWVKEYEKDGVNAFPVSGKLKPEDEEIRKLKKGISLSLISHHG
- the cas3 gene encoding CRISPR-associated helicase Cas3'; translation: MYTAHYRKSDKKHQTVKEHLIKVSEYCKIYGKNTGLPNTSELIGLIHDMGKLSDEFQEYITTAIVHEENGTLKEWKKSCSKVDHGRIGGMYIYNKFHNTAGYVKITSEIISMIVCYHHGGLHDFISFDCETPLLKRFERKKTDLSYQQATTRFFEQICDEKAIEKLFFNACKEIEALDKEITENKLSRPFCLQLLIKQLYSILIDADRYDTYLFMDNKEEPYPDTKVLWEQYSEIMENKISEFRNIKTNSVLEERIKQLRLEVSDACAEFCDRETGIYTLTVPTGGGKTLSSLRFALKHAAAKDKNRIIYILPFTTIIEQNANEIRDLLKCDDYLLEHHSNIIHDNDEDENNYKVLTQRWDCPIIFTTMVQFLETIYAGGTQSLRRMHNLSDSILIFDEIQAIPIRCISLFNSAINYLSKICNTTVILCSATQPNLSDTKIPLLKENNGEIIPDLSEKFKGFKRMQVEDKRIDRGYSYEILGDFIYELKKALSSVLIVLNTKSCAEKTYNELKKRNGNKEHVILYLSTNLCPSHRKKIIRVMKKCLNRKKSVICVSTQLIEAGINISFDSVVRHLAGLDSIAQATGRGNRHGEGDIKVSYIINLSDENLGSLKEIELGEKHAAEILYEYSKNSEKFDNDLLSPAAIKCYYNYYYADKDIGKLMNYPVRVKEHNCNTEIYKMLDGTVANKQWYEDKYGEKCQLYLNFMFETAGKHFRVIDDLTTSVIVPYGEGKKIIAGLFSSKSFGDKLKYLKLAQQYSVNIFENQMNRLKSENAFELSEIPGIYVLKDGYYDKSIGVVTEKQMEFLNI
- the cas5c gene encoding type I-C CRISPR-associated protein Cas5c, with the translated sequence MENSVTFKVIGRYALFTDPLTKTGGEKCSLMIPTYQALKGITESVYWKPSLIWIIDSVRIMKPIRTEAKGIRPIKYGGGNDLAMYTYLSDVEYHVKAHFEFNVHRPDLKEDHNENKHYFIAKRCIEKGGRRDIFLGVRECQGYVIPYNFMDGTGYYDNMGKMEFGLQYHSISYPDENGKGKMIANFWLPKMEDGIINFCRPEECYKKHLIREMKAKQFNEVNFSGTAEAGLLDGYKAHGGV
- the cas8c gene encoding type I-C CRISPR-associated protein Cas8c/Csd1; translated protein: MSWMNMLYTTYENVMKGDTDGLNPPLLPIAHTTQNADIEVQIDIDGNFIRSYVVESDKQTMIPCSESSSSRSGSNPVNHPLFDKLQYLAGDYSAFGGEKGSHFHEKYMADLEDWCNSSYSNEQVQAIYNYLKKGCLISDLVRDGSLICDENNRLLKKWPGSKNDIPKIFKAIIGEQSNAFIRFRVSGGNDAETAAWQNKKVQDDYIDYYLSKQEDKGFCYVTGEIIPCSNNHPSKIRNTGDKAKLISANDDTGFTFRGRFINSGQAIQIGYDVSQKAHNALKWLISKQGKNFGDKVFLLWGTNNEKTPDPIRDTCDFPDFGTENFAYTKEEIAERFNRAIAGYKAEIDNKTSLALIGLDSATTGRLSITFYREFHGKQGNELIKNIENWHNDCKWHHRYKKKDKNIISFDGAPSPMDIALVAYGTEQNGFLKADNKLVAATVERILPCISDAVRLPLDIMRTAVNKCFHPQNYQDIYNWSKVVSITCSLVKKHYKEQGEDWDMELNLDTDDINYNCGRLLAVAHEIERRALKMTGDNNIRNTNAIRYFTKFALYPCKTWGIISDRLRPYIERLGERGNDLYKLKQEISVKIPPKAFEEVKNLDGRMALGFDSQRYCFYNSSNKSEKTKENLGGNENEYSEEQN
- the cas7c gene encoding type I-C CRISPR-associated protein Cas7/Csd2: MSILKNKIDFAVVVSVSNANPNGDPLNGNMPRTTYDGYGEISDVCIKRKMRNRLMDMGESIFVQSDDKKNDSYDSLRERAKANLALMAAEKAKSNEEFAKIACESWIDVRSFGQVFAFKGEKDDKDDKKGGVSVGVRGPVSVHPAFSKDIVSVSSIQITKSVNNESNDKAKKSSDTMGMKHRVDFGVYLIKGSINVQLAEKTGFTEDDSEKIKEALRTIFVNDCSSARPDGSMAVYKLYWWVHNNKIGQYSSSKIHNSVHIEKKSQCEQSSSIDDYTISVKNLEGLKLEEYDGI
- the cas4 gene encoding CRISPR-associated protein Cas4; translated protein: MEYNEEDFLSLSGIQHFKFCRRQWALIHIEQQWQENLRTVEGEILHKKAHDNLLKEKRGNLIISRGIAVFSKSLGINGICDVVEFRKDKEGVAIFGREGLYKPAPVEYKRGKPKEDDIDILQLTAQAMCLEEMLNCEIKVGYMFYGEINHRIEVEFTDELKNCVVEICKEMHEIYKRRYTPKVKPSKKCSACSLKNICMPKLCKNLSVKDYIERSLKE
- the cas1c gene encoding type I-C CRISPR-associated endonuclease Cas1c; its protein translation is MRKLLNTLYVTSADAYLSLDGENIVVLKNEAEVMRLPLHNLEGVVTFGYVGASPALMGACAKKNISLCFMTQSGNFRGQFVGKVRGNVTLRKTQYFMSEDNNTSALLARNFILGKIFNSKWVIERAIRDYALRLDVAKLKKVSYNLSNSLNLIKGCVDLEQLRGFEGEAASQYFSVFDDLILQQKESFYFAQRNKRPPLDNVNAMLSFVYTLLTNDVASALETVGLDPYVGFLHRDRPGRASLALDLMEELRSVFADRFVLSLINKRIVNASGFVKKENGAVIMDDDTRKTILSKWQERKKEELKHPFLEEKIEWGLVPYAQSMLLARCIRGDLEEYPPFLWK
- the cas2 gene encoding CRISPR-associated endonuclease Cas2, translated to MFVLITYDVNTETVEGKKRLRKVAKMCVNYGQRVQNSVFECVIEPAKFKEVQHRLQEIINKDKDSLRFYYLGNNYKNKVEHIGAKTSLDIEGTIII